Proteins co-encoded in one Dokdonella sp. genomic window:
- a CDS encoding EAL domain-containing protein, which translates to MLDAQQRHRLEAAQGAWHVDALTIGADGSGCWLVRVGIPIDTEDAGWRMFVELLSACASRLLEIEYLRLEVKRTDRARHIQRALFAIATMASSDLDMPEMLHGIHEVIAELMYAENFFITLYMPESDSLRFLYIRDSVDTTPTSLEVDLPVSSIPDSLTVAMIRSGESQMGPSVEIRRRFGLGFNPQLGPESEDWLGVPMSGSGDIRGAIVVQSYLPDVRYTEEDRALLQYVAQHVLTALERKQARDELELRVEQRTRELAEANRVLQHEISERERGVRVQSALFRIAERASTADSLDEFYAAVHGIVGGLLNARNFYIALLSDDGESLDFPYSVDEIDPVRPSRRLGTGVTEYVLRTGRALLADRASIEELTAEGAIATYGPRAYSWLGVPLICNERTVGVLAVQSYDDASHFSAADQELLTFVAYHIANSLERKLAQDSLRVAYVELEGRVEERTRELGRANRDLTRQIGERERIEARLMHQALHDTLTGLPNRALLLERLDQALSRYRADPAQVFSVLFLDLDRFKVVNDSVGHLIGDELLKQVAQRLASACGDALVARLGGDEFAVLVEQHADVAHAASVAQNLLDALVEPVRVGDKEMFTSASIGIAHVEPHYQRAEELLRDADAAMYRAKAQGRQRHEIFDEKLRMEALRALDLEGQLRRAIARNEFEPHFQSIVSLSDARAVGFEALLRWNHPERGILLPEDFLGAAEDNGCIEQIDWLMFTQACEQAQRLPDHTYVSINVSASHLRSPGFEESLLHVLSRSGLSPDRLRLEITEGALLDEPEQTRRVLLRLRHAGILVQLDDFGTGYSSLSYLHQLPIHALKIDRSFVADLSTRGSSMAVIRAIIALTESLGIEVIAEGVETPEQRKSLIELGCRMGQGYLFSMPAPVARINA; encoded by the coding sequence TTGCTCGACGCGCAGCAACGCCATCGCCTCGAGGCTGCGCAAGGTGCCTGGCATGTCGACGCATTGACGATCGGGGCCGACGGCAGCGGCTGTTGGCTGGTTCGCGTCGGAATACCGATCGATACCGAAGACGCTGGCTGGCGCATGTTCGTGGAACTGTTGTCGGCATGTGCATCCCGCCTGCTCGAGATCGAATACCTGCGTCTGGAGGTCAAGCGCACCGACCGCGCACGACATATTCAACGCGCGCTGTTCGCAATCGCGACGATGGCAAGTTCCGACCTCGATATGCCGGAGATGCTGCACGGCATCCATGAGGTCATCGCCGAACTCATGTATGCGGAGAACTTCTTCATCACCCTGTATATGCCAGAAAGCGACAGCCTGCGCTTCCTGTACATCCGAGACTCCGTCGACACCACGCCGACCAGCCTCGAGGTTGACCTGCCGGTGAGCTCGATCCCGGATAGCCTGACCGTGGCGATGATCCGCAGCGGTGAATCGCAAATGGGGCCGTCGGTCGAAATCCGTCGGCGCTTTGGTCTCGGCTTCAATCCGCAGCTCGGCCCCGAAAGCGAAGACTGGCTCGGCGTCCCCATGTCCGGGAGCGGCGACATCCGTGGCGCGATCGTCGTGCAGAGCTACTTGCCCGACGTGCGCTATACCGAGGAGGATCGTGCCCTGCTCCAATACGTCGCCCAGCACGTGCTGACCGCGTTGGAGCGCAAACAGGCACGGGACGAGCTCGAGTTGCGTGTCGAACAGCGTACGCGCGAACTCGCCGAGGCGAACCGCGTCCTCCAGCACGAGATCAGCGAGCGCGAACGCGGAGTACGGGTGCAGTCGGCCCTCTTCCGCATCGCCGAACGCGCAAGCACGGCCGATTCACTCGATGAGTTCTACGCAGCCGTACACGGCATCGTCGGCGGGCTGCTCAACGCGCGCAATTTCTATATCGCCCTGCTGTCCGATGACGGCGAATCGCTGGATTTTCCCTACTCGGTTGACGAGATCGACCCGGTACGCCCAAGCCGCCGCCTCGGCACTGGCGTCACCGAATACGTCTTGCGCACGGGTCGTGCGCTGCTGGCCGATCGCGCCAGCATTGAGGAACTGACGGCCGAGGGTGCAATCGCGACATATGGGCCGCGCGCCTACTCCTGGCTTGGCGTGCCGCTGATCTGCAACGAGCGTACTGTGGGCGTGCTCGCGGTGCAGAGCTATGACGATGCCTCGCATTTCAGCGCCGCCGATCAGGAACTGCTGACTTTCGTTGCCTACCACATTGCCAACAGTCTCGAACGCAAGCTCGCCCAGGATTCACTGCGTGTCGCCTATGTCGAGCTCGAAGGCAGGGTAGAGGAGCGCACGCGTGAACTCGGCCGAGCCAATCGCGATCTCACGCGGCAGATTGGCGAGCGCGAACGCATCGAGGCGCGCCTCATGCACCAGGCCTTGCACGATACCCTGACCGGCTTGCCGAACCGCGCCCTCCTGCTCGAGCGCCTCGATCAGGCCCTGTCGCGTTACCGTGCCGATCCGGCACAGGTGTTCTCAGTGTTGTTCCTCGACCTGGATCGTTTCAAGGTCGTCAACGACAGCGTCGGCCATCTGATTGGGGATGAACTGCTCAAACAGGTCGCGCAGCGGCTCGCTTCGGCGTGTGGTGACGCGCTCGTCGCGCGGCTCGGTGGCGACGAGTTCGCTGTGCTGGTCGAGCAGCATGCCGATGTTGCGCATGCTGCCTCGGTCGCACAGAACCTGTTGGATGCCCTGGTCGAACCGGTGCGCGTCGGTGACAAGGAGATGTTCACTTCCGCAAGCATCGGCATTGCCCATGTCGAGCCACACTACCAGCGAGCCGAAGAGTTGCTTCGCGATGCCGACGCGGCGATGTATCGCGCCAAGGCGCAAGGCCGCCAGCGCCACGAGATATTCGACGAGAAGCTGCGCATGGAAGCCTTGCGCGCACTCGATCTCGAAGGCCAGTTGCGCCGCGCGATTGCACGCAACGAATTCGAACCACACTTCCAGTCGATCGTCTCACTCAGCGACGCACGAGCGGTGGGGTTCGAGGCATTGCTGCGCTGGAACCATCCGGAGCGCGGCATTCTGTTGCCGGAGGATTTTCTTGGTGCAGCCGAGGACAACGGCTGTATCGAACAGATCGACTGGCTGATGTTCACGCAGGCCTGCGAACAGGCGCAAAGGCTGCCTGATCACACCTATGTCTCGATCAATGTCTCGGCGTCTCATCTGCGCTCGCCCGGGTTCGAGGAGAGCCTGCTGCACGTGCTCTCACGCAGCGGGTTGTCGCCAGACCGGCTGCGCCTGGAGATCACCGAGGGTGCGCTGCTCGATGAACCGGAACAGACGCGGCGAGTGCTCCTGCGCCTGCGCCATGCGGGCATTCTCGTCCAACTCGATGATTTCGGCACCGGCTATTCCTCGCTCAGCTACCTGCACCAGCTGCCGATCCATGCCTTGAAGATCGACCGCTCTTTCGTCGCCGATCTGTCGACGCGCGGAAGTTCGATGGCGGTCATTCGCGCGATCATCGCGCTCACCGAATCACTCGGCATCGAAGTGATCGCCGAGGGCGTGGAAACGCCGGAGCAACGGAAATCGCTTATCGAACTCGGCTGCCGGATGGGGCAGGGCTATCTGTTCTCGATGCCGGCACCGGTTGCGCGGATCAATGCCTGA